The following nucleotide sequence is from Pseudomonadota bacterium.
TTTCTCACCGGTGGTATGGAAGAAGGCCGTACCTCGTGGCATAATATGTTCTTGATCAATAGGTTATGCCGACATACGAGGACGGCCTTATGAACACAGAGTGTAGCGCAGAGCGGATAAACTTTCACGGTCTTGGAGGGCGGGGGGTGGTGGGGCGGTTCGATGGGGGCGGATCAGTTCGGATAGGGTTGTGCTCTTTTGCGCGAAGTGGAAGAGCCGACCCACATTTCTGAATCGCTTGGCGGGGTGCTTCGTCGATCATCGGGATCCGGAGTTGATCGAGCACTCGGTGGAATCGCTCGTGAAACAGCGGGTGTACGGGATAGCGCTCGGGTACGAAGACCTCAACGA
It contains:
- a CDS encoding transposase, with product MLFCAKWKSRPTFLNRLAGCFVDHRDPELIEHSVESLVKQRVYGIALGYEDLN